A stretch of DNA from Mesorhizobium onobrychidis:
CGCGCGGCGGGCGCGGCGTTCGGCGTTCAGCGTCTTCAGCGCGTAGGGATCCATCGTGCCTGGCCTAACCTAAGCGCTCGACATAGACTTTGATGCGGCCGCCGCAGGACAGTCCGACCTGCCACGCGGTCTCGTCGGCGACGCCGAATTCCAGCATCTTTGCTTTGCCGCTGTCGATAACATCGACTGCCTCGGTGACCACCGCGCCTTCGACGCAGCCACCCGAGACGGAGCCGTGGAAATTGCCTTCCGCGTCGATGACAAGGTGGCTGCCGACTGGGCGCGGCGC
This window harbors:
- a CDS encoding XdhC family protein, coding for MENSIYLDEARDPLIIAEGWMKDGKDVAIATVVETWGSAPRPVGSHLVIDAEGNFHGSVSGGCVEGAVVTEAVDVIDSGKAKMLEFGVADETAWQVGLSCGGRIKVYVERLG